In Salvia miltiorrhiza cultivar Shanhuang (shh) chromosome 4, IMPLAD_Smil_shh, whole genome shotgun sequence, the DNA window aaactgtcaatctttgacagcctgcactaaaagagcaatatctccaaaaacctttaacctttttggttaactaccatttttagaatgaactacacttcatgaagtttttgagatcaattggtatgagagtttatgatgattgagttggttgttatgaatttttaaagatgacacaaaaacagcaaaactttctagaaaacaacttgattatatttgttttgatggatgatacgatatgactaaatggtgtgagttgtgagagttatgattaacgcacataaatgttggtatctgacactcgaacaattggtgtcgagtataaatgatagtttactgataaagagttttgatgattttgaattgtttggtttgcgttgaaaagatgtcaagatgttaagttttgagtcgagagacgagttcacgtagtgagattcacgcgttgaaatctcgtggctgacattatatatgaataggtcatgccgaaatttttagtgaaattagaatttgagcatagtcaattcttgttgacccgtgactcaaatacatgcctaatggaaagtttaactttctaatcggttaattagacgagatgagagcgaatagatctgctaagaaagtggacttttcgatgtgttaaatatttcttttaattgaagcgctgctaattataacataaggatgttataattaatgagtaatgacgagagataataattgttatattgattaacaatcaagagagatgaacattagagatactaatgtttcataaaagagattagattattaatcgaggtttcttttataacttctcaccaattcttcataacgatgaaggtccttttgggaagtaacgacttgagggagagagtgacgttactcattgatacagagacacaacgaggtgggcattacttttactatacgtatatagagatcccctgcgtgtcgtaggcctcttatacgaatgaatgcatgagatgatctaactgttaatttcagtttcatatatatatcaaatgagtttaaatgttacgttcaagcaagttatttcatgacaaaatctttgagttaaagttatttcaagtattgtcttgccataaaatgtttaaattttagtatgatatctatctgctttggctttgccaatgatgcaatcgaattcgggtcttgagcagttgatagctatcctgccaggactagtgtacaccagtgaccgtgagtcatctagcgggttggccggtcaagtgaccgtgagaggtggccacctctccggcacaaagttccagatatgatagattacaaaagaacttagtctgatcagacgaactttaagaatcacaaatgaacttagtaagcttgggcctttttagcgaaaaactcccttgctgtactgattatgatggcatgacaatttatagttttgaagcatgtatttttatacctaggcatacgtgcccactgagtgcttttgtactcagccctgcatatgttttctaaatgtgcaggttgagctgatgtgatgatggtgctgcaatgagcggagtctccagggttgttaataaatagttaacctgtctagaatatgtcttcatacatatgtctagctactttccgctgcaagatgttgttgatgttatagtatgttatgtcatactttgagtcttaagagaatggttgcatatgatgtataacttgattaatgatattaattaacttttatgcagtctttcatagactgttttcaattgagtattaatgaataaaaatgacgagttttattaagatgagtaagttttacggttataaatgacgccccttttcttccccttcttctttaaccccatccctagtcgtggatcactcggcctaactatccctagttagggcgggctgtgacagtacccatttccctttttggcaagtgtaccccacacatctttttaattaatacactcaaaaagtgagacctttaaactattcacactacactccatacatttcttaaaacccgtgccgtccataAATGGGTattcatttcgtggacggagggagtatatttttctccactatcaatacactttaccatttttcattAAACAAATATACTTATTTATTCCAATTTGTGAATATTACTTTAAAGATTTATCCATCTAAATTTATAAAcattaagaaattaatttacATGATAAGATATAAAGTTAAAAATCGACCTTTTACATTGAACGTTGGGATAGTATGAGGCTACTACAATTGATGCTAACATCCTCGAAATCTGTTAAACCATTCAGCATTTGttatataatttgaaaaatcaTTTCCAAAATtcagagggagaaagagagacacAACTCTCCCAAATCAAtcgtctctctttctctatctctgtTAATGTGATTCTTCGTGTTTCTCccatttttttccttcttttcttttttcccttttacatttgtatttttcattttgtttttcttttttcctttgaTTTTTAGTGTGTGTATTTGTGTGTGAATCCATTCGTGACAGACATATATATTGAGAGCTATGAATGAGAAGGCGTTTGTTACCAAAGAGCTCAATGCCAAACATGCAAAGGTGACAAACCCATCTGCTTTCACAATCATTTTCATTGgcaaactattttttttttgttctatttTTCCTAAGGCCGTATAGGATTCCTTAAATTCCCATTCTATATCTAATTATATGCATTTCCCTGTTGAATTGCAATGTCTCGTCTTCATTTTCCTCAATCGATTATGCTGCTAAGTATTTGAATCTTGGAATTATGCAGAAATAGTTAGATTATATTTGCTCAATAAATTTCCTTCCCTTTTCAAGAATAAGGCAGAACTAAAGAATTCGATCAGGTGCAGAGGGATGTTTAGTTCTAAATTCAGTCTATCTTACTTTAACATTACCTAATATTAGCTGCATTGTTAACAAGTTGGCTAAGTCCAGTTGCTCTAAATTTCACTTTTATCAAAACATACTTATCAATTATCACATAGCTTGACTGCAACCATGTTGCATTCAAACAAGTTTTTATTTGCGTAATGCACCATACATGCTCTATTGCTCTTGCTAAGCATAGAACTCGAATTTTCTGTATTTGTGAATTGCAGAATTTTCTGTCTAATTTCTGAACTAAACTAAAATGTAAGCTAGTTCGACAAAATTTGTAGTTAAAACTTGCTTATGCTGATCTTAACTGTAGTTAAAACTGATCCtctcagaaaaagaaaaaaagaaaaagcaatTGATATCATGATATCACCATTTGTCTACATGAACATGAGATACTGTTAGTAGCACAAATCAAGATTGTTTGTACGAGAATGTCTTTTTCGTATAACTCATATACTGTTTAAGGTGATTGGCAGATACTGTTGGGTCTCCTTAAGCTGCCCGAAAACAAGGAATGTGCAGATTGCCGGAGCAAGTATGTTCCCACATTTGAAGATAGTTCGATAAGCAAGCATCATGATGAGTTGAGGTTTGAATGAGACAAATAATTGCAAGCGTTGCTGCAGGGCTCCACGATGGGCAAGCATCAACCTTGGAATATTTATATGCATGCGATGTTCTGGAATACACCGCAGTCTTGGAGTACACATCTCGAAGGTTTGGCTACCTATGACATTGGAAGTCATGTTTTGTTTCATACTTATATTTCCTTTTATTGCAACAGGTAAGGTCTACAACGTTGGACACATGGCTTCCCGAGCAGGTTGCATTCATGCAGGGTAAGTCAGTAGATACATGTTTGTGTAGATATTCTTGGTTGATTGATCGAGTGACCTTCGTGCTGTTGTGCAGTGATGGGAAACCAGAAGTCGAACAGCTATTGGGAAGCAGACTTACCAGCACAGTTCTACAGAAGTCCAATTGAAACCTTCATTTATGCCAAGTAACTTCAGTCTTGAAACATATTACTCAATTTGATAAGAGAAAATCATTTATGTCGAAACTAAGCGTTGGTTGCAGGTACGTGGATAGAAGATGGGCTCCAACAACCCCACAGCCAATCCCAGAGATCTGTGCAGAAAGCACCTCCACTAGAAAGGAAATTCCAAAGAAAGCAAGAAGATACTCTTTGGATGAAGAATTTTTCGTCAAGGAAATGCCCAAAATTGCTCCTCCAAAATCACATTGTCGTGCGGTATCTCTTACAACTGAATTATCTGggattttaattgtttttgcATCTCGATCATTTGCCAAATGATGCCAACAACCTCCATCTAAGCAGGAGTCTTTCAGTTTTATGGACGCCATTGATTCAGCTCCGCCTCTTATTAGTTTCGAAGGCTGTTCATCTAGTAAGAATGTTGATACTGGTACGGATCTGTTCAGCCTTCTCTACGTGTCAGAAGAAACACAAGATCGTACAGTTGTGCCTCCATCGCGATGGGCTTCTTTTGAGTGTAAGAACTCTCCGAGAAGCATACTTTTCTGAATGAATTTGAGAATCTTGGGGAAATCACCACCAATATTATTGGTTAtcgttcatatatatatatatatatatatatccatacTTCTGATTGACACCTAAATGTTTTCATGATGATTACAAGTCTAAATGTTTTTCTTGACTTGGTTTTAGGAGCTGATGCATCAATTGGAATTCTGTTAGATTCCGATGAACCACTGCCATATACATTGCAGTGAATGAGGAAAAATATTCAAAGCACACACAAATATATAAGGTACTTCTACATAACTTATGTCCCATACATAATATGAGAAATGTTGGTTAGTCTCTCCTCTGTTACATCAAGACCACCCAATCTCTGTCCAAGTGAAACACCATTAATTGTTTAGTGCAATATGAAATTTGGAAGATCTCATTACGAAAATATATGTATCTCTTTAAATCTCATCCTAATACAAAGAAAATTTCTCCAAACTAGTATATGATTATTGTATAGATTGCATTCTCTTGTttcctttttactttttttctcTTGGCTTTATGATACATGCACTCTATTGATCCCGATATATATTGCACCTTAATAATTGAGAACGCTATAGTTCCTTAAAGTGTTACTATATCCATATACCACTCTCAGCTCGAGCCAATTTAATTTTctccaatttatttttcttgctAGCTTGGAGTTGAGCAATCAAAACTGGAGTTCAATATTTGGACATGTCTTcttaattctttatttattactattattatcacTATTACTATTATGGGTTCTTTCTACTCTAAGCTGTAACATATGGGAGTGATCTATGAAGTTGCTTTAGACTACACTTTTTCTCATctcttttatataattccttaatggggcgtttacttttgagTATTAGTCTTGATACATAAAAATAGTAGGATTAATTCCTTGTTTACTTAGATAAaactttgagatatcccaaggccattgattatttttattatttaagctagttttgcttgttTCGCATCCCATTGAAAgggtgagattggagaaatcctaatATCGAGGATAGAAATATTCAATCGTGCATCTTAcaaatcatgcaaaataaacaCCCTCTaattatatactctctccgtcccattacaaatgtcccattatttttgggcactaagattaagaaatgtgtaggaagtagataaagtgggttggtggaaattatttaaatattaggtatagagagagaatatattgtcaaaaaaagaatgagacattccattatgaaaagtgggacatttgtaataggacggagggagttagggatgtcaatgcagctcgaaacccgtgggccgacccgaataacccgacaacattagagggttagggttgaaaaatcacaacccgaaaaaacctccagcccgattagcccgcacccgactaacccggaacccgatagggctagcccgaaaatccGGTGGGCTGATgaaattgtgactgatgcatccagttacaacttctgctatgtttagatctatggtatttgcttaaatatatatatatatatatatatatgtagtctcattaaaaaaaatgaaattaattagttagaatatatatgtgtgtgtgtgtgtgcaatctcattaaaaaaagtgaaattaattacggattttttgtagaaattgattattagtatctcattagtttagaaattaattaatagtatctcattttaaagtgatactaatttttttttt includes these proteins:
- the LOC131019573 gene encoding probable ADP-ribosylation factor GTPase-activating protein AGD15, with amino-acid sequence MNEKAFVTKELNAKHAKILLGLLKLPENKECADCRSKAPRWASINLGIFICMRCSGIHRSLGVHISKVRSTTLDTWLPEQVAFMQVMGNQKSNSYWEADLPAQFYRSPIETFIYAKYVDRRWAPTTPQPIPEICAESTSTRKEIPKKARRYSLDEEFFVKEMPKIAPPKSHCRAESFSFMDAIDSAPPLISFEGCSSSKNVDTGTDLFSLLYVSEETQDRTVVPPSRWASFE